A part of Capsicum annuum cultivar UCD-10X-F1 unplaced genomic scaffold, UCD10Xv1.1 ctg4748, whole genome shotgun sequence genomic DNA contains:
- the LOC107853874 gene encoding pre-mRNA-processing-splicing factor 8A-like: protein MHPPPGTSSGRPSMMPPGTSIGGASGSGPPLPPLSYTVLPTEAQLKEKARKWMQLNSNRYSDKRKFGFVETQKEDMPPEHVRKIIRFVTVASGAASGKYLQYELGGPRISVQTAYRVEVEVPDKQSTYWTNSRLDQK from the exons ATGCATCCGCCACCTGGTACTAGTTCAGGACGGCCGTCTATGATGCCTCCGGGTACAAGTATTGGAGGAGCTAGTGGTTCTGGACCACCTCTACCGCCGCTGTCGTATACTGTTTTGCCTACTGAGGCTCAGCTTAAAGAGAAAGCGAGGAAATGGATGCAGCTTAACTCTAATCGGTATAGTGATAAACGGAAGTTCGGATTTGTTGAAACGCAGAAGGAAGATATGCCGCCGGAACATGTCCGCAAGATTAttag GTTTGTAACTGTTGCGTCTGGAGCAGCCTCGGGGAAATATTTGCAGTATGAGTTGGGAGGTCCCAGAATTTCTGTTCAAACAGCTTACAGAGTGGAAGTTGAG GTACCTGACAAGCAATCGACTTACTGGACCAATTCAAGATTGGATCAAAAATAG